In Micromonospora sp. WMMD980, the following are encoded in one genomic region:
- the nrfD gene encoding NrfD/PsrC family molybdoenzyme membrane anchor subunit, producing the protein MNPDRPVGALFRRFRERLAAADHTREGVPAGEPDTAPSTGSPTARGVGRADSGSRATGTGPGVGRTDAGARDAGLTPHPPRDVAPTTGRRRGGRGGEQLTVPPARFTSYYGRPVLKPPVWRWDIAAYLFTGGLAAGSSLLAAGGQLTGRPALRRGGRVASLAAVSASAYFLINDLGRPSRFHHMLRVAKVTSPMSVGTWILSAFGPAAGLAAVAEIAPRLPRRGVLGLGRRLLPPTGHVAGLAAAVTAPALATYTGVLLADTAVPSWHEAYPELPVIFAGSALASGAGVGLLAAPPGQSGPARRLAVAGAALELWGAHRVENRLGLLSEPYAEGTPGRLLRAGRALTAAGVAGAWLGRRSRLLSAASGGALLAASVCTRFGIFHGGVASARDPKYTVVPQRERAARRA; encoded by the coding sequence GTGAACCCGGACCGTCCGGTGGGTGCCCTGTTCCGTCGCTTCCGGGAGCGGCTGGCCGCCGCGGACCACACCCGAGAGGGTGTGCCCGCCGGGGAGCCCGACACCGCGCCGTCGACCGGTTCGCCCACCGCCCGTGGGGTGGGCCGCGCGGACAGCGGCAGCCGGGCCACCGGCACCGGTCCGGGCGTCGGCCGCACCGACGCCGGCGCCCGCGACGCCGGGCTGACCCCGCACCCGCCCCGTGACGTCGCGCCGACCACCGGCCGCCGACGCGGCGGCCGGGGCGGCGAGCAGCTCACCGTGCCGCCGGCGCGGTTCACCTCCTACTACGGCCGCCCGGTGCTCAAGCCTCCGGTGTGGCGGTGGGACATCGCCGCCTACCTGTTCACCGGCGGGCTCGCCGCCGGCTCCTCGCTGCTGGCCGCCGGCGGGCAGCTCACCGGTCGGCCGGCGTTGCGCCGCGGCGGCCGGGTCGCCTCGCTGGCGGCGGTCAGCGCGAGCGCCTACTTCCTGATCAACGACCTGGGCCGGCCGAGCCGCTTCCACCACATGCTGCGGGTGGCGAAGGTGACCTCGCCGATGTCCGTGGGCACCTGGATCCTCAGCGCGTTCGGCCCGGCCGCCGGGCTGGCCGCGGTCGCGGAGATCGCACCCCGGCTGCCCCGGCGCGGCGTGCTCGGGCTGGGCCGGCGGCTGCTGCCCCCGACCGGGCACGTGGCCGGGCTGGCCGCGGCCGTCACCGCGCCGGCGCTGGCCACGTACACCGGGGTGCTGCTGGCCGACACGGCGGTCCCGTCGTGGCACGAGGCGTACCCGGAGCTGCCGGTCATCTTCGCCGGCAGCGCGCTGGCCAGCGGCGCCGGCGTCGGGCTGCTGGCCGCGCCGCCGGGGCAGTCCGGGCCGGCGCGGCGCCTCGCGGTCGCCGGCGCGGCGCTGGAGCTGTGGGGCGCGCACCGGGTGGAGAACCGGCTCGGCCTGCTCAGCGAGCCCTATGCGGAGGGCACCCCGGGGCGACTGCTGCGCGCCGGCCGGGCGCTCACCGCCGCCGGGGTGGCCGGTGCGTGGCTCGGCCGCCGCAGCCGGCTGCTCTCCGCGGCCTCCGGCGGCGCGTTGCTCGCCGCGTCCGTCTGCACCCGGTTCGGGATCTTCCACGGCGGGGTGGCGTCGGCGCGCGATCCGAAGTACACGGTGGTTCCGCAGCGCGAACGCGCCGCCCGGCGAGCCTGA
- the selA gene encoding L-seryl-tRNA(Sec) selenium transferase produces MGEVDPRRRMPRTDALLADPALAAAAGTLGRDRVKAEIVAAQHRARRGEITPDRVRDAALAALPGRTPRPVLNATGVVLHTNLGRAPLAPAAVDALVAAAGHTDVELDLATGRRARRGREALDALAAAVPDAAAVHVVNNGAAALVLAATALAAGREIVVSRGELVEIGDGFRLPDLLASTGARLREVGTTNRTTRADYAAAIGPDTGFVLKVHPSNFVVTGFTSAVPVGALATLGVPVVVDIGSGLLAPDPLLPDEPDAASTLRAGAHLVTASGDKLLGGPQAGLLLGDAALVERLRRHPLARALRVDKLTLAALAATLHVPATPTGDALRADAGRLRERTERLRDLLGDDGCKAEVVPAAAVVGGGGAPGVELDSWALSLPERYAVPLRTGEPAILGRVLHGRLLLDLRAVPESADGHVRAAILRVAS; encoded by the coding sequence ATGGGTGAGGTGGACCCGCGGCGGCGGATGCCGCGCACCGACGCGCTGCTCGCCGACCCGGCGCTGGCGGCCGCCGCCGGCACGCTCGGCCGGGACCGGGTCAAGGCCGAGATCGTCGCCGCGCAGCACCGCGCCCGCCGCGGTGAGATCACCCCCGATCGGGTACGCGACGCCGCGCTGGCCGCACTGCCCGGGCGCACGCCCCGGCCGGTGCTGAACGCCACCGGCGTGGTGCTGCACACCAACCTCGGCCGGGCCCCGCTCGCCCCGGCCGCCGTGGACGCGCTGGTCGCCGCCGCCGGGCACACCGACGTGGAACTCGACCTGGCCACCGGCCGGCGGGCCCGGCGTGGCCGGGAGGCGCTGGACGCGCTCGCCGCCGCGGTGCCCGACGCGGCCGCCGTGCACGTGGTCAACAACGGCGCCGCCGCGCTGGTGCTGGCCGCCACCGCGCTCGCCGCCGGCCGGGAGATCGTGGTCAGTCGCGGCGAGCTGGTCGAGATCGGCGACGGTTTCCGCCTGCCCGACCTGCTGGCCAGCACCGGCGCCCGGCTGCGCGAGGTGGGCACCACCAACCGCACCACGCGCGCCGACTACGCCGCCGCGATCGGCCCGGACACCGGCTTCGTGCTCAAGGTGCACCCGTCGAACTTCGTGGTCACCGGCTTCACCTCGGCCGTGCCGGTCGGCGCGCTGGCCACGCTCGGCGTGCCGGTGGTCGTCGACATCGGCTCCGGGCTGCTCGCGCCGGATCCGCTGCTGCCCGACGAGCCGGACGCGGCGAGCACGCTGCGGGCCGGCGCGCACCTGGTCACCGCCAGCGGCGACAAGCTGCTCGGCGGGCCGCAGGCCGGCCTGCTGCTCGGCGACGCCGCCCTGGTCGAGCGGCTGCGCCGGCACCCCCTGGCCCGGGCGCTTCGGGTCGACAAACTCACCCTCGCCGCGCTCGCCGCCACGCTGCACGTGCCGGCCACGCCCACCGGGGACGCGCTGCGCGCCGATGCCGGGCGGCTGCGCGAGCGCACCGAACGGCTGCGCGACCTGCTCGGCGACGACGGCTGCAAGGCCGAGGTGGTGCCGGCGGCGGCGGTCGTCGGCGGCGGTGGCGCGCCCGGGGTGGAGCTGGACTCCTGGGCGCTGAGCCTGCCCGAGCGGTACGCCGTGCCGCTGCGCACCGGCGAGCCGGCGATCCTCGGCCGGGTGCTGCACGGCCGGCTCCTGCTCGACCTGCGCGCGGTGCCGGAGAGCGCCGACGGGCACGTGCGCGCCGCGATCCTGCGCGTGGCGAGCTGA
- the selB gene encoding selenocysteine-specific translation elongation factor — translation MWVVATAGHVDHGKSTLVRALTGMEPDRWAEERRRGMTIDLGFAWTTLPSGGTLAFVDVPGHERFVPNMLAGVGPVPAALVVVGADEGWMPQSAEHLAALDALGVSYGLLAVTRADLADPASATARARAEIAATSLGAVEAVAVSAVTGAGLPELRAALDRLVARLPDPARDAPVRLWVDRGFTVRGSGTVVTGTLGGGRLRVGDELELAATGEPVRVRGLHSLGVARAEVDAVARVAVNLRGLPRDRIGRGDALLRPGRFGRTDLLDVRLTGDPAADLPATLMLHVGSAAVPARVRPLGPDTVRLRLARPLPLVIGDRALLRDPGRRHVAGGVTVLDVDPPPLRRRGAAAARAGVLAGLDGRPDLAGELRRRRLVRAGLLARMGVPPAATPVAGDWLADPEHWRDLGRRLTEEVARYAGEHPLAAGVPVDVLRHRLGLPDRALVTALLRPPLRLRDGLVTAGSAGALPEPVARAVARVRAEYGDRPFQAPETHHLAGLGLGPKEIGAAVRAGALLKLAENVVLLPGAPDDAVRVLAGLPQPFTLSAARQALGTTRRVAVPLLELLDRRGVTRRLPDDAREVVRPPG, via the coding sequence ATGTGGGTCGTCGCCACCGCCGGGCACGTCGACCACGGAAAGTCCACGCTGGTCCGGGCGCTGACCGGGATGGAACCGGACCGGTGGGCCGAGGAGCGCCGCCGAGGCATGACCATCGACCTGGGCTTCGCCTGGACCACGCTGCCCTCCGGCGGCACCCTGGCGTTCGTCGACGTGCCCGGCCACGAGCGGTTCGTGCCGAACATGCTGGCCGGGGTCGGCCCGGTCCCGGCCGCGCTCGTCGTCGTCGGCGCCGACGAGGGCTGGATGCCGCAGTCCGCCGAGCACCTGGCCGCGCTGGACGCGCTGGGGGTGTCGTACGGGCTGCTGGCGGTGACCCGCGCGGACCTGGCCGACCCGGCGTCGGCCACGGCCCGGGCCCGCGCGGAGATCGCCGCGACGTCGCTCGGCGCGGTGGAGGCGGTGGCGGTCTCCGCGGTCACCGGCGCCGGCCTGCCCGAGCTGCGGGCCGCCCTGGACCGCCTGGTCGCCCGGCTGCCCGACCCGGCCCGGGACGCCCCGGTCCGGCTCTGGGTGGACCGGGGCTTCACCGTGCGCGGCAGCGGGACGGTGGTCACCGGCACCCTCGGCGGCGGCCGGCTTCGGGTCGGCGACGAACTCGAGTTGGCCGCCACCGGCGAGCCGGTGCGGGTGCGCGGGCTGCACTCGCTGGGCGTCGCCCGCGCCGAGGTCGACGCGGTGGCCCGGGTGGCGGTGAACCTGCGCGGCCTGCCCCGGGACCGGATCGGCCGCGGTGACGCGCTGCTGCGCCCCGGCCGGTTCGGCCGCACCGACCTGCTCGACGTGCGCCTGACCGGCGACCCGGCCGCCGACCTGCCGGCGACGCTCATGCTGCACGTCGGCTCCGCGGCGGTGCCGGCCCGGGTCCGGCCACTCGGCCCGGACACGGTCCGGCTGCGACTGGCCCGGCCGCTGCCGCTGGTGATCGGCGACCGGGCGCTGCTGCGCGACCCCGGCCGGCGCCACGTGGCCGGCGGGGTGACCGTGCTGGACGTGGACCCGCCGCCGCTGCGCCGCCGGGGCGCGGCCGCCGCCCGGGCCGGCGTGCTGGCCGGGCTGGACGGGCGACCCGACCTGGCGGGTGAGCTGCGCCGCCGGCGACTGGTGCGGGCCGGTCTCCTCGCCCGGATGGGCGTGCCGCCGGCCGCGACCCCGGTGGCGGGGGACTGGCTGGCCGACCCGGAGCACTGGCGGGACCTGGGCCGCCGGCTCACCGAGGAGGTCGCCCGCTACGCCGGCGAGCACCCGCTCGCCGCCGGGGTGCCGGTCGACGTGCTGCGCCACCGCCTCGGCCTGCCCGACCGGGCGCTGGTGACCGCACTGCTGCGCCCGCCGCTGCGGCTGCGCGACGGCCTGGTCACCGCCGGGTCCGCCGGTGCGCTGCCCGAACCGGTGGCCCGGGCGGTGGCGCGGGTCCGCGCCGAGTACGGCGACCGGCCGTTCCAGGCCCCCGAGACGCACCACCTCGCCGGTCTCGGCCTGGGGCCCAAGGAGATCGGCGCGGCGGTGCGGGCCGGTGCGCTGCTGAAGCTGGCGGAGAACGTGGTGTTGCTGCCGGGCGCGCCGGACGACGCGGTGCGGGTCCTCGCCGGCCTGCCGCAGCCGTTCACGCTCAGCGCCGCCCGGCAGGCGCTGGGCACCACCCGCCGGGTGGCGGTGCCGCTGCTGGAGCTGCTGGACCGGCGCGGCGTCACCCGGCGGCTGCCCGACGACGCCCGCGAGGTGGTCCGCCCGCCCGGCTGA